Below is a window of Culturomica massiliensis DNA.
GTCAATATTTCCCGAATTTATAAAGAAAATCTCTTTATTTTAAAATAACCGATCATGTAAAACACTTTTTTATATAAAATTATTTTTTTATATAAAAAAATTATATTTAAATATATTATCTTTGTAGTGTCATAAATTTGAATCATGAAAAAGATTTACTTATTTTTTATCAGTACATTAAGTATCGTCACTCTATTGATATCCTGTGAAAAAGATCACGGAGTGTACGATCCGGATAAAGTTAAACATACCTCAGATTTAGCTGTTCCCAAAGGATTTAACTGGCAAATGACGGCAAGTGCCAACTATATTATCAGTGCACCGGTCGAGACCGTAGCTTCTATTTTTACAGATGAAAGCTGCAATGAAGATCAACTGATTGCACAGGTACCTGTATCTGCAACGCCGAACGAAATTATGCTAGAGTACCCGGCTTCAACCCAGACTTTATACCTGCAATTTCCGTTACAGAACGGAAAAAAAGAAGTCATGCCTGTTGCTGTCAAGGCAACAAGGGCTGCACAGGCAATCAAACTTCCGGAAGATGCAGAATATGAAATAAAAAACGATGATATTTACAAATATGAACTCACACATTATATCAGCCGGGGAACGATTATGTTCGAAGACTATTGGCCTGTCAAAGGAGACTATGATTTCAACGATTTCGTGATCCATTACGACATTACCGGTAGAATAAGCGGAGGCGGCAGACCGGAGGTATACAATCACGAAGGATTGGACATCAACATCCAGTTCAAGGCCATCGGGGGATCATATAATTATCAGTTAGGCCTTCAATTGGATGCCCTGCCGGCTAAATACATCGACTCTTACGATATCAGCCAGGATCAGGAAATCGTAAAAGTAAAATTCTTAAATCCGAATGAAGAAGGACCGGCAGTATTTGTATTTGAAGGCACATCTGCTTTAAAAGGACAGAACGGAGCGCAATTCTACAATACAGAAAAAGGACACGAAGTTGATAAAAACCAACTCATTACAGCTACCATAAAATTAAAAATAAATAGTTTTAGTAACCTTGAAAAAACTCAGGCTTTAGTTGCATCTGTAGCAACGACCAATCAGAATTTCTTTCTGACAGCAGACAAGGAAATTCATTTAAGAGGTTATTCTCCTACGGCTTATTACCAGAATTACGAAACGGATGCCAATGGTTTAATGTCGTCTACACCTTACTGCGACAAAGACGGTTTTGTATGGGGCATTAAAGTTCCGGTAAATATTAAGCATGCTATTGAAAAAACCGATTTTATCGAAGCCTATCCCAAGTTCGGAAAATGGGTAAGCAGCAATGGTACTCAAAACAAAGATTGGTACAAATATCCGGTAAGCGGCAAGGTTATCGATTAAAAGAACGTTTTCATTGCTGAGTTATGATTTTAAATTAAAGAATCTGATAGCGAATCAGGTAGACGGGTAATTTTAAATCTATACGAAATTATTATAACTTAAATTTTACACCACCATGCAGCCATCCGGCTCATGGTGGTTTTTAATTATTTAAATGTAATATAAAACGACTCTATCCACGAATATTCCCCTCCGAATACCGGACAATGGGATACACGATCCGGTAAACTGAGAATTCATTCAGCCGTATTTTTGCAAAACAGCTTTCAATTTTACCTTATCGATGGGTTTTACAAGATAATCGTTACATCCGGCAGCTAATGCAGCCTGTTTATCCGTATCAAAAGCATAAGCTGTCAAAGCTATAATCGGTAATTTTTTATTAAACGTCCGGATCTCTCTTGTAGCCGTCATCCCGTCCGTTTCAGGCATCTTCATATCCATCAATACCAAATCGATCCCGGGTACCGTTCGTACAATCTCAACAGCTTCCTTCCCGTTTACCGCCCGAATTAAATCGTAATCTTTCTGAAGTGATGCAGAAATCAGCAAATAGTTACTTTGAATATCTTCAGCCACCAGTATGAGTTTCCGGTTCATTGATTTTACATCGGTCAAAACCTCTCTTTCCGTCCAATCCTCAATTACTGATTCCTGCTTATTATCTTTTTCTCCCTTATCACCCGTCACACTTACGGAACAGGGTAAAATTGCCCAAAATACGGAACCTTGTCCGTATTCAGACTCAAACCCCACACCGCCTCCGCACACATCTGCAATAGCTTTACATATCGAAAGCCCGAGTCCCGTGCCTTGCGCAAACTCATCCAGTTTTTCAAAACGGCTGAATACCTTTGCTTTTTTATCATCGGCAATGCCTATTCCGGTATCCTTAACATACAAACGAATGCCCCCATCCACCTCCCCATATCCCATTTCAATAAACCCTTTGGAAGTGTATTTAATGGCATTCGTAACATAATTCGTCAGAATTTGCGCGAACCGGCTTTTATCCAGCTTCACGATACAACAGGTATAAGGATTCACAGAAAGCAAACGTACATTCGGATTATTCATCCTTTGCTGCATAGAAGATGCAATTTCATTAAAATATTCGGCCAAATCGAATTCTTCATATTTCAGTTCCATCGATCCCGACTCTATCCGCGAAAGATCCAATATATCATTGATCAGTTTCAGTAATAAATCATTATTAGCATTGATAATTTGTATATACTCTTCTTTTTCTTCCGGCTCAACGGCTGTCATAAGTAAATCTGAAAAACCGATAATAGCATTCAGAGGAGTACGGATCTCGTGACTCATATTGGCCAAAAAAGCAGATTTCAATTTATCGGCAGTTTCTGCTTTCTGTTTAGCATCGATCAATTCCTGCATATACTTTACCCGGTCGCTGATATCATGAATCAATGCCAGCACTTTATTATTTTCAAAGGGAACCATTCGGGCCTGAAAATAATGTCTACTCCCTCGGGCATCCAGATAATATTCGATTTCAATTAACTTGCCCGACCGCAGACATTGATTTATCGATTCAATATATAGCGCTGAAACATCTTCAGAAAAAATAGTACGCCCATCAGCCCCTACCAATTCTTCCAAGGAGTGTAAAAGTTGTATTTCAGCCGATTTCAATAAATCGCAGATAAAGAAATTAGTATCGAAAATAAAAATGAAATCCGGTAAAGCTTCCAAAATCTTTTGATTCCGTTCTTCCTGCTTTTTTATATGAGTGATATCCTGATTCAAACCTATAATCTGCAAATCATTGTCCCCGGAATATTTCCGGACAATAGCAATATATCTCATCCATTTGACGGAATCACCGGTATTGATACGGAACTCTTCATCCATAAATATTTTTTCTCCACGCCGAAGCTGTAATCCGACCTGCTTAATCCGGTCCCGGTCTTCGGGATGTATATGTTTCATAAATTCCTGCATAGACTCCTTAAAAGGAAGTCCGAAAGGAATCCCAAAATTCTCGCACCACGTTTCGCTCATCTCTCCTTTGCCCGTAACC
It encodes the following:
- a CDS encoding LruC domain-containing protein, coding for MKKIYLFFISTLSIVTLLISCEKDHGVYDPDKVKHTSDLAVPKGFNWQMTASANYIISAPVETVASIFTDESCNEDQLIAQVPVSATPNEIMLEYPASTQTLYLQFPLQNGKKEVMPVAVKATRAAQAIKLPEDAEYEIKNDDIYKYELTHYISRGTIMFEDYWPVKGDYDFNDFVIHYDITGRISGGGRPEVYNHEGLDINIQFKAIGGSYNYQLGLQLDALPAKYIDSYDISQDQEIVKVKFLNPNEEGPAVFVFEGTSALKGQNGAQFYNTEKGHEVDKNQLITATIKLKINSFSNLEKTQALVASVATTNQNFFLTADKEIHLRGYSPTAYYQNYETDANGLMSSTPYCDKDGFVWGIKVPVNIKHAIEKTDFIEAYPKFGKWVSSNGTQNKDWYKYPVSGKVID
- a CDS encoding PAS domain-containing hybrid sensor histidine kinase/response regulator produces the protein MKISDEYIEIFLSQATEVGNILFWRYFCRSAKFEILGKRNYFFEELQLPVREKNDISVYCCCIFPEDQQHFQDIVSGNFPEEGGDYTYRLYAAGETRYHKCRYSRLKTEEGDIVLGTLADETYKVKSREKETLFEYIAKYSNIGIFSYAPVTGKGEMSETWCENFGIPFGLPFKESMQEFMKHIHPEDRDRIKQVGLQLRRGEKIFMDEEFRINTGDSVKWMRYIAIVRKYSGDNDLQIIGLNQDITHIKKQEERNQKILEALPDFIFIFDTNFFICDLLKSAEIQLLHSLEELVGADGRTIFSEDVSALYIESINQCLRSGKLIEIEYYLDARGSRHYFQARMVPFENNKVLALIHDISDRVKYMQELIDAKQKAETADKLKSAFLANMSHEIRTPLNAIIGFSDLLMTAVEPEEKEEYIQIINANNDLLLKLINDILDLSRIESGSMELKYEEFDLAEYFNEIASSMQQRMNNPNVRLLSVNPYTCCIVKLDKSRFAQILTNYVTNAIKYTSKGFIEMGYGEVDGGIRLYVKDTGIGIADDKKAKVFSRFEKLDEFAQGTGLGLSICKAIADVCGGGVGFESEYGQGSVFWAILPCSVSVTGDKGEKDNKQESVIEDWTEREVLTDVKSMNRKLILVAEDIQSNYLLISASLQKDYDLIRAVNGKEAVEIVRTVPGIDLVLMDMKMPETDGMTATREIRTFNKKLPIIALTAYAFDTDKQAALAAGCNDYLVKPIDKVKLKAVLQKYG